Proteins encoded in a region of the Rutidosis leptorrhynchoides isolate AG116_Rl617_1_P2 chromosome 9, CSIRO_AGI_Rlap_v1, whole genome shotgun sequence genome:
- the LOC139868398 gene encoding uncharacterized protein, producing the protein MGKQHQKHFPRYKAWRSKGILELVHTDICGPMRTPSLNQNRYFILFIDDYSIMTWVYFKCEKAEVFTILKKFKNFIEKSSGHYRKTLRSDRGKEYTSTQVNKFCEDEGVKRQLTVGYALSKMASLNAKIELRDVEFDEGASWNREKDKVGKQTYLPRISIETPSQQSLQMEHSKQDESTGETSSVTPTSQSTTLPITQDDSSPESTPERVKALAEVYETCNFITIEPESYEVAAKDAKCVTDMNEEIKMIEKNNTWKLVDHPKDKEIIGVKWVYRTKLNTDGSIQNIK; encoded by the exons atgggcaagcaacatcaAAAACATTTCCCTCGTTACAAAGCTTGGAGATCGAAAGGTATACTAGAGCTAGTGCACACTGACAtatgtggaccaatgaggaccccgtctctTAACCAAAACAGGTATTTTATCCTCTTCATCGATGATTATTCTATAATGACGTGGGTTTATTTCAAGTGTGAAAAAGCAGAAGTATTTACAATATTGAAGAAGTTCAAGAACTTCATAGAAAAGAGTAGTGGCCATTATAGAAAAACACTAAGGAGTGATAGGGGAAAAGAATATACCTCTACACAAGTTAATAAATTCTGTGAAGATGAAGGAGTTAAACGCCAACTCACTGTTGGTTACGCCCTGAGCAAAATGGCATCTTTGAACgcaaaaatagaact TcgagacgtggagtttgacgaAGGCGCTTCTTGGAACAGGGAGAAAGACAAAGTTGGAAAACAAACATATCTGCCACGGATATCTATAGAAACTCCATCTCAACAATCATTACAAATGGAGCATTCTAAACAAGATGAAAGTACCGGAGAAACAAGCTCTGTTACGCCAACTTCTCAGTCGACAACATTACCTATAacacaagacgattcaagtccagaGTCAACACCTGAAAGAGTTAAAGCGTTGGCAGAGGTATACGAGACTTGCAACTTCATaactatagaacctgaaagctatgaagttgcagccaAAGATGCAAAATGTGTGACTGATATGaacgaagaaatcaaaatgatcgagaaaaacaacacatggaAGTTAGTTGATCATCCCAAAGACaaagaaatcattggagttaaGTGGGTTTACAGAACAAAACTCAACACTGATGGTTCTATACAAAACATAAAGtaa
- the LOC139868399 gene encoding uncharacterized mitochondrial protein AtMg00810-like has product MFEMSDLGLMHYFLGIKIRQENEGIFICQKKYTKNFQKKFKLYGCKTVATPLVVNEKMRKEDGSEKADTSKFRSLIGSLLYLTATRPYIMYATSQLSRFMQNPTKIHFGASRRILRYLQGTMDYRIWYKPTIDLKLHGYTDSDWAGSMDDMKST; this is encoded by the coding sequence atgtttgagatgagcgaccttggattGATGCACTATTTTCTTGGCATCAAAATCAGacaagaaaatgaaggcatcttcatatgccaaaAGAAATATACGAAAAATTTCCAAAAAAAATTTAAACTATATGGTTGTAAAACCGTTGCCACACCACTAGTTGTCAATGAGAAGATGAGAAAAGAAGATGGATCTGAGAAAGCAGACACCTCAAAATTCAGAAGTCTCATCGGAAGCCTACTTTACCTGACAGCAACAAGACCATACATTATGTACGCAACGAGTCAACTGTCCAGGTTTATGCAAAACCCTACTAAAATACATTTTGGAGCTTCCAGGagaatattaagatacttgcaaggtaccatggactataGAATATGGTATAAGCCCACTATAGATTTgaagcttcatggatacacagatagtgattgggccggatcgATGGACGACATGAAAAGTACTTAA